In one Pseudomonas sp. SCA2728.1_7 genomic region, the following are encoded:
- a CDS encoding sigma 54-interacting transcriptional regulator: MNTTESLKDYQRVRTLAIRSLFEIIEQSSEGTVIVDRDANIVWMNERYARRFGLESAEGAIGKPCESVIPGSLLREVVRTGRPILLDMQDTPKEPLVVMRLPIHDDAGTVIGAIGFALFDELRTLSPMLKRYLSMQEELASTRSLLRARQTKYNFAHFIGTSAASLEVKRRARRSASAESPVLLLGETGTGKELLAQAIHGASPRAHKAFVSINSAAIPEALLEAEFFGTAPGAFTGADRKGRTGKLQIAQGGTLFLDEIGDMPLPLQSKLLRVLQEKEFEPVGSNEVIQSDVRVIAATSTDLQAAIKRGEFRADLYYRLNVLPIQVPPLRERLDDLPALSEAILEELRSQHELHGDALALLGQHAWPGNIRELRNVLERAALLSDDLMLSEQDIRAAIGTLTPVERASVPTMETLADETFAQARERFDRQLIQAALAQCAGNVPEAAARLGLGRSTLYKKMVALGIA, encoded by the coding sequence ATGAACACCACCGAAAGCCTCAAGGACTACCAACGGGTCCGCACCCTGGCGATCCGTTCGCTGTTCGAGATCATCGAGCAATCCAGCGAAGGCACGGTGATCGTCGATCGCGATGCCAACATCGTCTGGATGAACGAGCGTTACGCCCGGCGTTTCGGTCTCGAATCGGCTGAAGGCGCCATCGGCAAACCCTGTGAAAGCGTGATCCCAGGCAGTCTGTTGCGCGAAGTCGTGCGCACCGGGCGCCCTATCCTGCTGGATATGCAGGACACCCCGAAAGAGCCGTTGGTGGTGATGCGCCTGCCGATCCATGACGACGCCGGCACGGTGATCGGCGCGATCGGCTTTGCCCTGTTCGACGAGCTGCGCACCCTGTCGCCAATGCTCAAACGGTATTTGAGCATGCAGGAAGAACTGGCTTCGACCCGCTCCCTGCTGCGCGCCCGGCAGACCAAATACAACTTCGCCCACTTTATCGGCACCAGCGCCGCCAGCCTCGAAGTCAAACGCCGTGCCCGACGCAGTGCCAGCGCCGAGTCGCCGGTGTTGCTGCTCGGCGAGACCGGCACCGGCAAAGAGTTGCTGGCCCAGGCCATTCATGGCGCCTCGCCACGAGCACACAAGGCCTTCGTCAGCATCAACAGCGCGGCGATTCCCGAGGCGTTGCTGGAAGCGGAGTTTTTCGGCACCGCACCCGGCGCGTTCACCGGCGCCGACCGCAAGGGCCGCACCGGCAAGTTGCAGATCGCCCAGGGCGGCACATTGTTTCTCGACGAGATTGGCGACATGCCGCTGCCCCTGCAAAGCAAACTGCTGCGTGTGTTGCAGGAAAAGGAATTCGAGCCGGTCGGTTCCAACGAGGTGATTCAGAGCGACGTGCGAGTGATTGCCGCCACTTCGACCGATCTGCAAGCGGCGATCAAACGCGGTGAATTCCGCGCCGATTTGTACTATCGCCTCAACGTATTGCCGATTCAGGTGCCACCATTGCGTGAACGTCTCGATGATCTGCCGGCGCTTAGCGAAGCGATTCTGGAAGAGCTGCGCAGTCAGCACGAGTTGCACGGTGATGCGCTGGCGTTGCTTGGTCAGCACGCCTGGCCTGGGAATATTCGCGAGCTGCGCAATGTACTGGAGCGGGCAGCGTTGCTCAGTGATGACTTGATGCTGAGCGAGCAGGATATTCGTGCGGCGATTGGTACGTTGACGCCGGTTGAGCGTGCCTCGGTGCCGACGATGGAGACGCTGGCTGACGAGACTTTTGCTCAGGCGCGGGAGCGGTTTGATCGGCAGTTGATTCAGGCAGCCCTAGCGCAATGTGCGGGGAACGTACCGGAGGCAGCGGCTCGACTGGGGCTGGGGCGGTCGACGCTGTACAAGAAGATGGTGGCGTTGGGAATCGCTTGA
- a CDS encoding GntP family permease, giving the protein MSVIIALAALALLMLAAYRGYSVILFAPIAALGAVLLTDPSAVAPAFTGVFMEKMVGFIKLYFPVFLLGAVFGKLIELSGFSRSIVAAAIRLLGTKQAMLVIVLVCALLTYGGVSLFVVVFAVYPFAAEMFRQSNIPKRLIPATIALGAFSFTMDALPGTPQIQNIIPSTFFNTTAWAAPWLGVIGTIFVFCTGMLFLQRQRNKAQRAGEGYGTELRNEPETAEDLKLPNPWIALSPLLAVGIMNLLFTQWIPQWYGKTHSLALPGMATPVTTEIAKLTAIWAVQAALLVGILMVLAFGFQAIRSKLAEGSKSAVSGALLAAMNTASEYGFGAVIASLPGFLVLADWLKQIPNPLVNEAITVTLLAGITGSASGGMSIALAAMSEQFISAAHAANIPLEVLHRVAAMASGGMDTLPHNGAVITLLAVTGLTHREAYKDIFCITLIKTLAVFVVIGTFYATGIV; this is encoded by the coding sequence ATGAGTGTGATCATTGCCTTGGCAGCCCTGGCGCTGCTGATGCTGGCTGCCTACCGTGGCTACAGCGTTATCCTCTTCGCGCCGATTGCCGCCCTCGGTGCGGTCCTGCTCACCGACCCTTCTGCCGTTGCCCCTGCGTTCACCGGGGTGTTCATGGAGAAAATGGTCGGCTTCATCAAACTGTATTTCCCGGTTTTCCTGCTCGGTGCCGTGTTCGGCAAGTTGATCGAACTGTCGGGGTTCTCCCGCTCGATCGTTGCCGCGGCCATTCGCTTGCTCGGCACCAAACAAGCGATGCTGGTGATCGTGCTGGTCTGCGCCCTGCTCACTTACGGTGGCGTGTCGCTGTTCGTGGTGGTCTTTGCGGTGTATCCGTTTGCCGCCGAGATGTTTCGCCAGAGCAATATCCCCAAACGGTTGATCCCGGCCACCATCGCCCTCGGCGCGTTCTCGTTCACCATGGACGCCCTGCCCGGCACGCCGCAGATCCAGAACATCATCCCCAGCACGTTCTTCAATACCACCGCGTGGGCGGCGCCGTGGCTGGGCGTGATCGGCACGATTTTCGTGTTCTGCACCGGCATGCTGTTTCTGCAGCGGCAACGCAACAAGGCGCAACGCGCCGGCGAAGGCTACGGCACCGAACTGCGCAACGAGCCGGAAACCGCTGAAGACCTGAAATTGCCAAACCCATGGATTGCGCTTTCGCCGTTGCTGGCAGTGGGCATCATGAACCTGCTGTTCACCCAATGGATTCCACAGTGGTACGGCAAGACCCACAGCCTCGCACTGCCGGGCATGGCCACGCCGGTCACCACCGAGATCGCCAAACTGACGGCGATCTGGGCGGTGCAGGCGGCGTTGCTGGTCGGCATTCTGATGGTGCTCGCGTTCGGCTTTCAGGCGATTCGCAGCAAGCTCGCCGAAGGCAGCAAAAGCGCGGTCAGCGGTGCGTTGCTGGCTGCGATGAACACTGCTTCCGAGTACGGGTTCGGCGCGGTGATCGCGTCGCTGCCGGGCTTTCTGGTGCTGGCGGACTGGCTCAAGCAAATCCCCAATCCACTGGTCAACGAAGCCATCACCGTTACGCTGCTGGCCGGTATCACCGGTTCCGCATCGGGTGGCATGAGCATTGCGCTGGCGGCGATGTCCGAGCAGTTCATCAGCGCAGCCCACGCGGCGAACATCCCGCTGGAGGTGCTGCACCGCGTGGCCGCGATGGCCAGTGGCGGCATGGACACCCTGCCGCACAACGGCGCAGTCATCACCCTGTTGGCGGTCACCGGTCTGACCCACCGTGAAGCCTATAAAGACATTTTCTGTATTACGCTGATCAAGACCCTGGCGGTTTTCGTAGTGATCGGCACTTTCTACGCCACTGGCATTGTGTGA
- the hbdH gene encoding 3-hydroxybutyrate dehydrogenase yields the protein MTTLSGKTALVTGSTSGIGLGIALSLAKAGANLILNGFGDASKVIAEVGQFGGKVGHHPADVSDPAQIADMINYAEREFGGVDILVNNAGIQHVAAVEDFPVERWDSIIAINLSSVFHSTRLSLPGMRAKGWGRIINIASVHGQVGSTGKAAYVAAKHGVIGLTKVVGLETATSNVTCNAICPGWVLTPLVQKQIDDRAAKGVDPQQAQHDLLAEKQPSLEFVTPQHLGELVLFLCSEAGSQVRGAAWNIDGGWLAQ from the coding sequence ATGACCACTCTTTCCGGCAAGACTGCACTGGTAACCGGTTCCACCAGCGGCATCGGCCTGGGCATCGCACTGAGCCTGGCCAAGGCTGGGGCGAATCTGATTCTCAACGGCTTTGGTGATGCGTCCAAAGTCATCGCCGAGGTCGGGCAATTCGGCGGCAAAGTCGGCCATCATCCGGCCGATGTCAGTGACCCGGCGCAGATTGCCGACATGATCAATTACGCCGAGCGCGAGTTCGGCGGCGTCGACATTCTCGTCAACAACGCCGGCATCCAGCATGTGGCGGCGGTGGAAGATTTTCCCGTCGAACGCTGGGATTCGATCATCGCCATCAACCTGTCTTCGGTGTTTCACAGCACACGTTTGAGTCTGCCGGGGATGCGCGCCAAAGGTTGGGGGCGAATCATCAATATCGCCTCGGTGCATGGCCAGGTCGGCTCGACCGGCAAAGCGGCTTATGTGGCCGCCAAGCACGGCGTGATCGGTTTGACCAAAGTGGTTGGCCTGGAAACCGCCACCAGCAACGTCACTTGCAATGCGATCTGCCCGGGTTGGGTGCTGACGCCGCTGGTGCAGAAGCAGATCGATGATCGAGCGGCCAAGGGTGTCGATCCGCAGCAGGCGCAACATGATCTGCTCGCCGAGAAACAGCCATCGCTGGAATTCGTCACGCCGCAGCATCTGGGCGAACTGGTGTTGTTTTTGTGCAGCGAGGCTGGCAGCCAGGTACGCGGGGCGGCGTGGAATATTGATGGTGGCTGGCTCGCCCAATAG
- a CDS encoding acetoacetate--CoA ligase — protein sequence MSDILWQPDANRIAQSRMDTFRRAVNQRHHLKLDDYPALHQWSIEQRAEFWQAIVDTFDIRFHTQPDAVLREGAQMPDAEWFPGATLNFAEHLLRRRDDAVAVISVAENGQREQLTWAELAEHVAGFQASLQAAGVGLGDRVAACMPNTWQTLVAMLATTSLGAIWSCSSPDFGTHGVIDRFGQIEPKVLITCAAYRYAGKTIDQTDKINGILEQLPTLRQLIIVPYAQPQAQVETYRTGADVTLWDEFYESGGEPDFVAVPFNHPLYVLYSSGTTGVPKCIIHSTGGVLLQHVKEHGLHCDLGPGDRLFYYTTCGWMMWNWLVSALAVGSAVVLYDGSPFHPDNQRLLDLIDDERISVFGTSPKFLATLESSGAKPRESHDLRSLKTLLCTGSALSPQSYDFVYRDFKPDVCLASMSGGTDIVSCFVNGNPLSPVRRGENMGKSLGMAVEVWNDDGQPVIGEKGELVCTRHFPAMPIGLWNDPDGTRLRQSYFSLFPGVWAQGDYAEQRPHGGMLIHGRSDAVLNPGGVRIGTAEIYRQVEKVADVLDSVAIGQQWQDDVRVVLFVRLREGLTLDEALEQRIRQVIRANTTPRHVPAKIVAVTDIPRTISGKVVELAVREVVHGRPVKNTDALANPEALEQFRDRPELDI from the coding sequence ATGTCCGACATCCTCTGGCAACCCGACGCCAACCGTATCGCCCAATCGCGCATGGACACCTTCCGCCGCGCGGTCAATCAACGTCATCATCTGAAACTCGACGACTACCCTGCCCTGCACCAATGGAGCATCGAGCAGCGCGCGGAGTTCTGGCAGGCGATCGTCGATACCTTCGATATCCGCTTTCACACCCAGCCCGATGCCGTGCTGCGCGAAGGCGCACAAATGCCCGACGCCGAGTGGTTTCCCGGCGCCACGCTGAACTTCGCCGAACACCTGCTGCGTCGTCGCGACGATGCTGTGGCGGTGATAAGCGTGGCGGAGAATGGCCAGCGTGAGCAATTGACCTGGGCCGAACTCGCCGAGCATGTCGCTGGGTTTCAAGCAAGCCTGCAAGCCGCCGGCGTTGGCCTCGGCGATCGCGTCGCGGCGTGTATGCCGAATACCTGGCAGACACTGGTGGCGATGTTGGCCACCACCAGCCTCGGCGCGATCTGGTCGTGCTCCTCACCGGACTTCGGCACCCACGGCGTAATCGACCGCTTCGGTCAGATCGAGCCGAAGGTGTTGATCACCTGCGCCGCTTATCGCTATGCCGGCAAGACCATCGACCAGACCGACAAGATCAACGGAATACTCGAACAGCTGCCAACGTTACGGCAGTTGATCATCGTGCCTTACGCCCAGCCTCAGGCCCAGGTCGAGACTTACCGCACTGGCGCCGACGTGACCTTGTGGGACGAGTTTTATGAGTCGGGCGGCGAACCGGACTTTGTCGCGGTGCCCTTCAACCATCCCCTGTACGTGCTGTATTCCAGCGGCACCACCGGTGTGCCGAAATGCATCATCCATAGCACCGGCGGTGTACTGCTGCAGCACGTCAAGGAACACGGCCTGCACTGTGATCTCGGCCCCGGAGACCGGCTGTTTTACTACACGACCTGCGGCTGGATGATGTGGAACTGGCTGGTTTCGGCGCTCGCGGTCGGCAGTGCCGTGGTGCTGTACGACGGCTCACCGTTTCACCCGGACAATCAGCGCTTGCTCGACTTGATCGACGATGAACGTATCAGCGTGTTCGGCACCAGCCCCAAGTTCCTCGCGACCCTGGAAAGCAGCGGTGCCAAACCCCGCGAGAGTCATGATCTGCGCAGCCTGAAGACGCTGCTGTGCACCGGTTCGGCGTTATCGCCGCAAAGCTATGACTTCGTCTATCGCGACTTCAAGCCTGATGTGTGCCTGGCGTCGATGTCTGGCGGCACTGACATTGTTTCGTGCTTCGTCAATGGCAACCCGCTGTCACCCGTGCGACGCGGCGAGAACATGGGCAAGAGCCTGGGCATGGCGGTTGAAGTCTGGAACGATGACGGGCAACCGGTGATTGGCGAAAAAGGCGAACTGGTCTGCACCCGGCATTTTCCGGCCATGCCGATCGGCCTGTGGAATGACCCGGACGGAACAAGATTGCGCCAGTCGTATTTCAGCCTGTTTCCCGGGGTCTGGGCACAGGGCGATTACGCCGAACAACGGCCGCATGGCGGAATGCTGATCCATGGGCGCTCGGATGCCGTGCTCAATCCGGGCGGCGTGCGCATCGGCACGGCGGAGATTTATCGTCAGGTCGAAAAGGTCGCCGACGTGCTGGACAGCGTCGCCATCGGTCAGCAGTGGCAGGATGACGTGCGGGTTGTGCTGTTTGTCAGGTTGCGTGAAGGGCTGACACTGGACGAGGCGCTGGAACAACGAATCCGCCAGGTGATCCGCGCCAATACCACCCCAAGGCATGTACCGGCGAAGATCGTGGCGGTGACGGACATTCCACGCACCATCAGCGGCAAGGTTGTGGAACTGGCCGTGCGTGAGGTGGTGCATGGAAGGCCGGTGAAAAACACCGATGCGCTGGCCAATCCCGAAGCGCTGGAGCAGTTTCGGGATCGGCCGGAGCTGGATATTTAG
- a CDS encoding PilT/PilU family type 4a pilus ATPase, which produces MEIDALLSVLSNKNGSDLFLSTGAPPSARIDGVLTALSEQPFKNGETAAIAASLMDVEQRREFDRDLEMNLAISRAGIGRFRVNIFKQRNDVSIVIRNVKLDIPRFADLKLPAVLLDTVMLKQGLILFVGATDSGKSTSLAALIDHRNRHSSGHIITIEDPIEYIHRHQRSIINQREVGVDTRSFHAALKNTLRQAPDVVLIGEIRDRETMEHALAFADTGHLVLSTLHATNANQALDRIINMFPEERRPQLLQTLGNNLKAFISQRLVRTVDGQRRAAVEVMLGTPTISDLIRRNELGELKTIMEKSDEGMQTFDQSLFKLFEAHVVSEEEMLKHADSATNLKLRVKLRVESGSGVGGESGGWGLLE; this is translated from the coding sequence ATGGAAATCGATGCACTGTTGTCAGTTTTGTCCAATAAAAACGGTTCGGATCTGTTCCTGTCTACAGGAGCACCGCCCAGTGCGCGTATCGATGGCGTGCTCACGGCGTTGAGCGAACAGCCTTTCAAGAACGGTGAGACCGCTGCCATCGCCGCCTCACTGATGGACGTCGAGCAACGACGGGAGTTCGACCGGGATCTGGAAATGAATCTGGCGATTTCGCGAGCGGGCATTGGTCGCTTTCGCGTGAACATCTTCAAGCAGCGCAACGATGTGTCGATCGTGATTCGTAACGTCAAACTCGACATACCGCGTTTCGCCGATCTGAAACTGCCGGCGGTACTGCTCGACACCGTCATGCTCAAGCAAGGGTTGATCCTGTTCGTCGGTGCCACCGATTCCGGGAAATCGACTTCGCTGGCTGCGCTGATCGATCATCGCAACCGGCACAGCAGCGGGCACATCATCACTATTGAGGACCCGATCGAGTACATCCATCGGCATCAGCGTTCGATCATTAACCAACGTGAAGTCGGAGTCGATACACGCAGCTTTCACGCCGCGTTGAAAAACACCCTGCGCCAAGCCCCGGACGTGGTGCTGATCGGCGAAATCCGTGACCGCGAAACCATGGAACATGCGTTGGCATTTGCCGATACCGGGCATCTGGTGTTGTCGACGTTGCATGCCACCAACGCCAATCAGGCGCTGGACCGGATCATCAATATGTTCCCGGAAGAGCGTCGGCCGCAGTTGTTGCAGACGCTGGGCAATAACCTGAAAGCATTTATCTCGCAGCGGTTGGTGCGCACTGTCGACGGGCAACGCAGGGCTGCTGTGGAAGTAATGCTGGGAACACCGACCATCAGCGATCTGATACGCCGTAATGAATTGGGTGAACTTAAAACGATCATGGAGAAGTCCGATGAGGGCATGCAAACGTTTGATCAATCACTGTTCAAATTGTTTGAGGCGCATGTCGTGAGCGAGGAGGAAATGTTAAAGCATGCTGATTCTGCAACTAATCTGAAGTTGCGGGTAAAGTTGCGGGTTGAAAGTGGAAGTGGTGTAGGAGGAGAAAGTGGTGGCTGGGGGTTGCTGGAGTAG
- a CDS encoding PAS domain S-box protein, with translation MNAVPNTDDAQALIARTDWSRGPLGAAGNWPQSLRTAVDIVIHSPMPMLLLWGPQLTQIYNNGFALLAGHKHPHAFGQPAHQIWPELRDFTDPIYSAVLQGQVRTYSERRFTLQRDGKESDFWLDLTYSPIRDETAQVAGILVTAIETNERRRIALELQRRSEESLKAQRETEERLQLALAATDAVGTWDWDIGEDRFIADAHFAQLHGVDPGLSGRLPISDYLQGVHPEDRAMVARSIKHCITYGTEYAEEYRLLQADGEVRWVFARGRCYKDHHGRPTRFLGAALDLTERKHTEQALRQSQTELQLIINAMPILISYVDREERFRLNNAAYLDWYGLTPQELYGRTIREVIGEEAYFLRLPYIAEALAGRPCSFSLYTPHRDGSSRHALMNYLPRYGADGAVNGFYIFVIDETERKKTEEALRNLNETLEERVSARTEQLAQANQRLQNEMFERERAEDALRHAQKMEAVGQLTGGIAHDFNNMLTGIIGSLDLMQRYIANGRADEIGRFTEAAVSSANRAAALTHRLLAFSRRQSLDRKTLNVNELVHSLEDLIRRTKGDPIELTLRLAEHVWPVSTDVSQLENALLNLVINARDAMPDGGELLIETANVYLDGSDITTLEPVKAGDYLMLAVSDNGTGMTPSVRSKAFDPFFTTKPIGQGTGLGLSMIYGFAQQSGGHVSLDSLPGQGTCVRLYLPRLYGIEPERPAIAPIEQAPATATGETVMVVEDDPAVRMLVLDLLRELGYQAYEAEDAKAALPLLESDLRVDLLVTDVGLPGMNGRQLAEIARQHRPGLKVLFMTGYAQKAAERQGFLEDGMDMVAKPFAIELLASKIRTMISQTP, from the coding sequence ATGAATGCTGTACCGAACACCGACGACGCTCAGGCACTGATCGCCCGCACCGACTGGAGCCGTGGCCCGCTGGGTGCTGCCGGCAACTGGCCGCAGAGCTTGCGTACCGCGGTGGACATCGTGATTCACTCGCCCATGCCGATGCTGCTGTTGTGGGGGCCGCAACTCACGCAGATCTACAACAACGGCTTCGCTCTGCTCGCCGGCCACAAGCATCCGCACGCTTTCGGACAGCCTGCGCACCAGATCTGGCCGGAACTTCGCGACTTTACCGACCCGATTTACAGCGCCGTCCTACAAGGCCAGGTACGCACCTACAGCGAAAGACGTTTCACCCTGCAACGGGACGGCAAAGAATCCGACTTCTGGCTGGATCTGACCTACAGCCCGATCCGTGATGAAACCGCGCAAGTCGCCGGAATTCTGGTCACCGCCATCGAAACCAACGAACGCCGGCGCATCGCGCTGGAACTGCAACGACGCTCCGAAGAAAGCCTCAAGGCGCAACGCGAAACCGAGGAGCGTCTGCAACTGGCCTTGGCCGCGACCGATGCCGTCGGCACCTGGGATTGGGACATCGGCGAAGATCGCTTTATCGCTGATGCGCATTTCGCACAACTGCACGGCGTTGATCCCGGCCTGTCCGGTCGATTGCCGATCAGCGATTACCTGCAAGGCGTGCACCCTGAAGACCGCGCAATGGTCGCGCGCAGCATCAAACACTGCATCACCTACGGCACCGAATACGCTGAGGAATATCGCTTGCTGCAAGCCGATGGCGAGGTGCGCTGGGTATTCGCTCGCGGACGCTGCTACAAGGATCATCATGGCCGGCCCACGCGTTTCCTCGGGGCGGCGCTGGATCTGACCGAGCGCAAACACACCGAACAGGCGCTACGCCAGAGTCAGACCGAACTGCAGTTGATCATCAACGCCATGCCGATCCTGATCAGTTATGTCGACCGTGAAGAACGCTTCCGCCTGAACAACGCGGCCTATCTGGACTGGTACGGGCTAACACCGCAGGAGCTCTACGGACGCACGATTCGCGAAGTCATCGGTGAAGAGGCGTATTTCCTGCGCCTGCCTTACATTGCCGAGGCGCTGGCCGGCAGGCCGTGTTCGTTCAGCCTGTACACCCCGCATCGCGATGGCAGCAGTCGTCACGCACTGATGAATTACCTGCCACGTTACGGGGCGGACGGCGCCGTCAACGGCTTCTATATCTTTGTGATCGACGAGACCGAGCGCAAGAAAACCGAAGAAGCCTTGCGCAATCTCAACGAAACTCTCGAAGAGCGGGTCAGCGCCCGCACCGAGCAATTGGCCCAGGCCAACCAGCGTTTGCAGAACGAGATGTTCGAACGCGAGCGTGCCGAAGATGCCTTGCGCCATGCGCAGAAGATGGAGGCTGTCGGTCAGCTCACCGGCGGTATCGCCCACGACTTCAACAACATGCTCACCGGGATCATCGGCAGTCTCGATTTGATGCAGCGCTACATTGCCAATGGCCGGGCCGACGAAATTGGTCGTTTTACCGAAGCTGCCGTGTCATCGGCCAACCGTGCGGCAGCGTTGACACATCGTCTGTTGGCGTTTTCGCGGCGCCAATCGCTGGATCGCAAGACCCTCAATGTCAATGAGCTGGTGCATTCGCTGGAAGATCTGATCCGGCGAACCAAGGGCGATCCGATCGAACTCACTCTGCGTCTGGCTGAGCATGTGTGGCCGGTCAGCACCGACGTCAGCCAACTGGAAAACGCCCTGCTCAATCTGGTCATCAATGCCCGCGACGCGATGCCTGATGGCGGCGAGTTGTTGATCGAGACCGCTAACGTCTATCTCGACGGCAGCGATATCACCACGCTCGAACCGGTCAAGGCCGGCGATTACCTGATGCTGGCGGTCAGCGACAACGGCACCGGCATGACGCCCTCGGTGCGGTCCAAGGCCTTCGATCCGTTCTTCACCACCAAGCCTATTGGCCAGGGCACCGGGTTGGGGCTGTCGATGATTTATGGTTTTGCACAGCAATCGGGTGGCCACGTCAGCCTCGACAGCCTGCCGGGCCAGGGCACGTGTGTGCGCTTGTACTTGCCGCGCTTGTACGGCATCGAGCCGGAACGGCCGGCAATCGCGCCCATTGAACAAGCGCCGGCGACGGCGACTGGCGAAACCGTGATGGTCGTCGAAGATGACCCGGCGGTGCGCATGCTGGTGCTCGATCTGCTCCGGGAGTTGGGTTACCAAGCCTACGAAGCCGAAGATGCCAAGGCCGCTCTGCCCCTGCTGGAATCCGATCTGCGCGTGGATCTGCTGGTCACCGACGTCGGTCTGCCCGGCATGAATGGCCGGCAACTGGCGGAAATCGCCCGTCAGCATCGGCCGGGTCTCAAGGTGTTGTTCATGACCGGTTATGCGCAGAAAGCCGCCGAGCGTCAGGGTTTTCTCGAGGACGGCATGGACATGGTCGCCAAACCATTTGCCATTGAGCTGCTGGCCAGCAAGATCCGCACCATGATCAGCCAAACCCCGTGA
- a CDS encoding peptidylprolyl isomerase: protein MKAQARHILVKTAEEAEQLKQRIAKGEAFDVLAKKFSTCPSGKRGGDLGEVRPGQMVGAIDAVIFKKPLRTVHGPIKSKFGYHLVQVFYRD from the coding sequence ATGAAAGCCCAAGCCCGCCACATTCTGGTGAAAACCGCCGAAGAGGCCGAACAACTCAAACAACGCATCGCCAAGGGCGAAGCGTTCGATGTGCTGGCGAAGAAATTTTCGACCTGCCCGTCCGGCAAACGCGGCGGCGATCTGGGTGAAGTGCGGCCGGGGCAGATGGTCGGGGCGATTGATGCGGTGATTTTCAAAAAGCCGTTGCGCACCGTGCATGGGCCGATCAAGAGCAAGTTCGGGTATCACCTGGTGCAGGTGTTTTACCGCGATTGA
- a CDS encoding sugar kinase, with protein sequence MNTLSPLGPNTPRIALIGECMIELQQRADGSLQQSFGGDTLNTAVYLSRAMGDKAQVDYVTALGDDSFSDAMCQIWSDEGIGLELVQRLPGRLPGLYCIQTDASGERRFLYWRNEAAVRDCFTTPAAEPILAALPDYDVLYFSGITLAVLGALGREKLIQTLIEARQRDARIVFDNNYRPRLWASVEDARAAYRSVLPYVDLALLTVDDEQALFGFADCEAVFAAYAQFGTPEVVLKRGAEACLIRCDGETFEVPAQKVEKVVDTTAAGDSFSAAYLASRLLGGSPEEAAEAGHLLASRVIQVPGALIPKQA encoded by the coding sequence ATGAACACCCTCAGCCCCCTGGGCCCGAACACCCCGCGTATCGCCCTGATCGGCGAATGCATGATCGAACTTCAGCAGCGCGCCGACGGCAGCCTGCAGCAAAGCTTCGGCGGCGACACCCTGAACACCGCGGTGTATCTGTCCCGCGCCATGGGCGACAAGGCGCAGGTCGATTACGTCACCGCATTGGGCGATGACAGCTTCAGCGACGCCATGTGCCAGATCTGGTCCGATGAAGGCATTGGCCTCGAGCTGGTGCAACGTCTACCGGGTCGCCTGCCGGGACTGTATTGCATCCAGACCGATGCCAGCGGCGAGCGGCGTTTTCTCTATTGGCGCAACGAAGCGGCGGTTCGCGACTGCTTCACCACGCCCGCCGCCGAGCCGATTCTGGCGGCATTGCCAGACTACGATGTGCTGTATTTCAGCGGCATTACCCTCGCTGTACTCGGTGCGCTGGGCCGGGAAAAACTGATCCAGACGCTGATCGAAGCGCGCCAGCGTGATGCGCGCATCGTCTTCGATAACAACTACCGGCCACGCTTGTGGGCCTCTGTCGAAGATGCGCGGGCGGCCTATCGAAGTGTGTTGCCCTACGTTGATCTGGCGTTGTTGACGGTGGATGACGAACAGGCGCTGTTCGGTTTCGCCGATTGCGAAGCGGTGTTTGCGGCGTATGCGCAGTTCGGCACGCCGGAAGTGGTGCTCAAGCGTGGCGCCGAGGCGTGTCTGATTCGTTGTGATGGCGAGACATTTGAAGTGCCGGCGCAGAAGGTCGAGAAAGTGGTGGACACCACGGCGGCGGGGGATTCGTTCAGTGCGGCGTATCTGGCCAGTCGCTTGCTGGGGGGCAGTCCGGAGGAGGCCGCCGAGGCCGGGCACTTGCTGGCCAGCCGAGTGATTCAGGTGCCGGGGGCATTGATTCCGAAACAGGCTTGA